The Nitrososphaerota archaeon genome includes a window with the following:
- a CDS encoding ribbon-helix-helix protein, CopG family, with translation MSEAVSVRLPEDIAKRLDELSKSLDRPKTYIVTKALREYLEEYEDYLIALHRLNDKDDRAVSEKELVELGQ, from the coding sequence ATGAGCGAAGCGGTATCGGTGCGGCTGCCCGAGGATATAGCTAAGCGCTTGGATGAGTTGTCAAAATCGCTTGATCGCCCCAAGACCTACATCGTAACCAAAGCGTTGAGGGAGTACTTGGAGGAGTACGAAGACTACCTCATAGCGTTGCATCGGTTGAACGACAAGGACGACAGGGCAGTCTCCGAGAAAGAACTGGTCGAGCTTGGCCAGTAA
- a CDS encoding type II toxin-antitoxin system HicB family antitoxin, whose amino-acid sequence MKGRKFTVVLRKEDVRGYSVRCVEVPAAISQGETRAEALANIKEAIGLYLESFPEELKLVEELDRVAGKKEVVEVTV is encoded by the coding sequence GTGAAAGGACGGAAGTTCACCGTGGTGCTTCGAAAGGAAGATGTGCGAGGTTATTCGGTGAGGTGTGTCGAAGTACCCGCCGCAATAAGCCAAGGAGAAACACGCGCGGAGGCGCTTGCCAACATCAAGGAAGCCATCGGCCTATACCTGGAATCCTTTCCGGAGGAGCTCAAGTTAGTCGAGGAGCTTGACAGAGTAGCTGGAAAGAAAGAAGTTGTTGAAGTGACTGTCTGA
- a CDS encoding type II toxin-antitoxin system HicA family toxin codes for MSDKRLPVASWRDVLKVLSRKGFFVVRQSGSHIALSSSDGKRRVIVPRHDGIKPGTLLSIIEQAGLTKDAFVELLG; via the coding sequence CTGTCTGACAAGAGACTCCCGGTCGCTTCATGGCGGGATGTGCTGAAGGTTCTTTCGAGGAAGGGATTCTTTGTAGTCAGACAGAGTGGAAGTCACATTGCTCTATCATCGTCCGACGGCAAGCGGAGAGTGATAGTACCCAGGCACGATGGAATCAAGCCGGGAACGCTACTCAGCATCATCGAACAGGCTGGGCTGACAAAAGATGCCTTCGTAGAGCTGTTGGGCTAA
- a CDS encoding Lsm family RNA-binding protein has translation MEPPIGLTELAGRLTRAFPNLVTLSNGASVITVMGRVKVTSNGMIEGAGPAAERVRAICEEYIGEQPFARRGPNSAPQKGATNTRNPFRCRHCGLRLTAGRVYRRTMGGSVLLFCCKGCADHHEKGC, from the coding sequence ATGGAACCGCCAATCGGCCTGACGGAACTCGCCGGACGGCTGACCAGGGCATTCCCCAACCTCGTTACGCTGTCGAATGGCGCCAGTGTCATAACTGTCATGGGCAGGGTCAAGGTGACCTCAAACGGGATGATCGAGGGAGCTGGGCCAGCCGCGGAAAGGGTGAGGGCTATTTGTGAAGAATACATCGGAGAGCAGCCGTTTGCGCGCCGTGGGCCGAATTCGGCCCCGCAGAAAGGAGCGACGAACACGCGCAACCCTTTCAGGTGTCGGCACTGCGGGCTTCGCCTGACGGCCGGGCGCGTCTACAGAAGGACAATGGGCGGGTCGGTTCTGCTGTTCTGCTGTAAAGGATGTGCGGACCACCATGAGAAGGGTTGCTAA
- a CDS encoding type II toxin-antitoxin system RelE/ParE family toxin has product MKVYLSARARKSLDNTPPEVKTRLESAISELFQTPYPAACKKLKGAPDSYRLRVGDYRILYSILSREEIVVFKIAPRGSAYD; this is encoded by the coding sequence TTGAAGGTCTACCTGTCCGCGAGAGCTAGGAAGAGCCTCGATAACACACCCCCGGAAGTCAAGACCAGGCTTGAATCAGCCATCTCTGAACTATTTCAGACGCCTTACCCGGCTGCCTGCAAGAAGCTCAAGGGCGCGCCAGACTCTTACCGGCTGAGAGTCGGAGACTATCGCATCCTATATTCGATTCTATCCCGCGAAGAGATAGTCGTATTCAAGATCGCCCCAAGGGGCTCTGCCTACGATTAG
- the folP gene encoding dihydropteroate synthase codes for MPLQHQVTVVTTLKSTAKLGSVKLGSGFPVRIMAVINVSPESFYGGSVANTPEEISTMASKVSAEGADIIDIGATSTAPYLKNEISQEVELTRIRTALRTIMEIGHVTVSVDTFRASVADVALKNGASIINDVSGLKNDAGMARVIKDYGVSLLAMAHSSRISKMAPIAHVRQALSETMRIAERAGIDEQSIVLDPGIGFFREEGAGRAYSPQKLMPWYEWDCHVIANLRKLETLRRPLCVGLSRKSFLGKILNLENPEERLPASLAATAVTVMNGVHMVRTHDVRETVQAVRVVEAMTRR; via the coding sequence ATGCCTTTACAGCACCAAGTGACCGTAGTCACGACGTTGAAAAGCACAGCCAAGTTAGGCTCTGTGAAGCTCGGTTCGGGCTTTCCGGTTCGGATAATGGCAGTAATCAACGTGAGTCCAGAGTCATTCTACGGAGGTTCCGTGGCGAACACTCCTGAAGAGATTTCAACGATGGCCTCGAAAGTCTCAGCAGAAGGGGCGGACATAATAGATATCGGCGCAACGTCAACGGCCCCGTACCTGAAGAATGAAATCTCCCAAGAGGTGGAGTTAACTCGTATAAGGACTGCGCTGCGAACGATTATGGAAATAGGCCACGTTACGGTATCGGTCGACACATTTCGGGCATCCGTTGCCGACGTTGCTCTCAAGAACGGTGCTTCAATAATTAACGATGTGTCAGGTCTGAAAAACGATGCCGGAATGGCACGCGTGATCAAGGACTACGGCGTTTCGCTCTTGGCGATGGCGCATTCTTCAAGAATCTCGAAAATGGCGCCAATCGCACACGTTCGCCAAGCGTTAAGCGAGACGATGCGAATAGCAGAGAGGGCAGGCATAGACGAACAGTCTATAGTGCTGGATCCAGGCATAGGCTTCTTCAGAGAGGAGGGAGCTGGGAGAGCATACTCTCCCCAGAAGCTAATGCCCTGGTATGAATGGGACTGCCACGTCATAGCAAATCTTCGTAAGCTGGAAACGCTTCGCAGGCCACTGTGCGTGGGCTTATCGCGGAAGTCGTTCCTGGGAAAGATTCTGAATCTTGAGAATCCCGAGGAAAGGCTGCCGGCATCACTGGCCGCCACCGCAGTTACGGTGATGAATGGCGTCCATATGGTGAGGACTCACGACGTGAGAGAGACGGTACAAGCCGTCAGAGTCGTTGAAGCAATGACTAGGAGATGA
- a CDS encoding helix-turn-helix transcriptional regulator yields MPDRISELHAELCKTLGSATRIEILNALRRGEKTVGELSAALRVRQPNISQHLAVLRQRGVVTTRKDGVNIYYGVSNPKITQACELMKQVLVAQLKEGVELTRLTSPARR; encoded by the coding sequence ATGCCGGACCGGATCTCTGAACTGCACGCAGAACTCTGCAAGACGCTCGGAAGCGCGACCAGGATTGAAATTCTGAACGCCCTGAGGAGAGGAGAGAAGACCGTAGGGGAGCTCTCCGCCGCTCTTCGAGTCAGGCAGCCCAACATATCTCAGCACCTCGCCGTCCTCAGGCAGAGGGGCGTGGTGACGACAAGGAAGGACGGAGTGAACATCTACTACGGCGTTTCGAATCCCAAGATAACCCAAGCGTGCGAACTGATGAAACAGGTCCTCGTCGCGCAGCTGAAGGAGGGCGTGGAGCTGACGAGGCTCACCAGTCCGGCGAGGCGATGA
- a CDS encoding DUF2703 domain-containing protein, which yields MSKTVELLYFEGCPTYKTTLKDLEEMVKQEDLDARIVLIRVESEEDAKKLRFLGSPTVRVDGVDVDQTARESSDFGLRCRIYRVDGRMLGSPSRETLGRALKGEPA from the coding sequence ATGAGCAAGACTGTGGAGCTGCTGTACTTCGAGGGCTGCCCAACCTACAAGACAACGTTGAAAGACCTAGAAGAGATGGTGAAGCAGGAGGACCTGGACGCCCGCATCGTCCTCATCAGGGTCGAATCTGAGGAGGATGCGAAAAAGCTCCGATTCCTGGGTTCGCCGACCGTCAGAGTCGACGGGGTCGACGTCGACCAGACCGCAAGGGAATCCAGCGACTTCGGCCTCAGGTGCAGGATTTACAGGGTCGATGGAAGAATGCTCGGCTCCCCCTCAAGGGAGACGCTGGGGCGAGCCCTGAAGGGGGAACCGGCATGA
- a CDS encoding helix-turn-helix transcriptional regulator: protein MSEQNSSIRRLIQLNICQPSDISEAKAEAERLAAPEFVAKLRQAERLFGAVGDANRMKILLLLSKKEKCVCELESALGMPQPTVSHHLGVLEQANLVKRSKRGRWAFYALTDSPVLDLLRRLT from the coding sequence GTGAGCGAGCAGAACTCTTCAATCCGGCGGCTTATCCAGCTCAACATCTGCCAACCCTCTGACATAAGCGAGGCCAAGGCCGAAGCGGAGAGGCTGGCAGCCCCGGAGTTCGTCGCGAAGCTCCGCCAGGCAGAGAGGCTGTTCGGAGCAGTCGGGGACGCCAACAGGATGAAGATCCTGCTGCTCCTGTCGAAGAAAGAAAAGTGCGTCTGCGAGCTGGAGTCCGCCCTCGGCATGCCCCAGCCGACAGTGTCGCACCATCTGGGGGTGTTAGAACAGGCAAACCTCGTCAAGAGGAGCAAGAGGGGAAGGTGGGCCTTCTACGCGCTAACCGACTCCCCTGTCCTGGACCTCCTCCGGCGCCTCACCTAA
- a CDS encoding type II toxin-antitoxin system VapC family toxin — protein sequence MSYEYVIDSYAWIEYFKGTKSGKVVRLYVEGDRAATSTLSLAELKEKYLRERWPSFEDDLQFMSARTFVAPVDRSIALLAGELNHRRKKTVKDWGMADSVILATARSASAKVVTGDRHFEGLPEAIIV from the coding sequence ATGAGCTATGAATACGTCATAGATTCTTACGCCTGGATCGAATACTTCAAGGGCACCAAGTCGGGGAAGGTCGTCCGCCTGTATGTGGAGGGTGACCGTGCCGCCACTTCGACCCTGTCCCTTGCCGAGCTCAAAGAGAAGTACCTCAGGGAGAGATGGCCTTCGTTTGAAGATGACTTGCAGTTCATGTCTGCGCGGACATTTGTTGCCCCAGTTGACCGTTCGATAGCCCTCCTTGCTGGCGAGCTGAACCACAGGCGGAAGAAGACCGTCAAAGATTGGGGGATGGCTGATTCCGTCATTTTGGCGACTGCCAGAAGTGCGTCGGCGAAGGTCGTGACCGGGGATCGCCACTTCGAGGGCTTGCCGGAGGCAATCATCGTCTGA
- the folK gene encoding 2-amino-4-hydroxy-6-hydroxymethyldihydropteridine diphosphokinase, protein MVESIIALGTNLGDRAGNLRRAIGMIGRKMSLVKASSVYETGPMYYEDQDWFLNCVVAAETELRPRALLQGLQAMEMQLGRKRTVRYGPRVIDLDILFYGNEVVSEPGLEIPHPKIAERPFVLVPLNEIRPDLVHPVLGRRTSELLGNLKLGGEQVIKRPGLLAGLIS, encoded by the coding sequence ATGGTCGAATCGATCATAGCGCTCGGTACCAATCTAGGGGACAGGGCGGGCAATCTCCGGAGAGCGATCGGGATGATCGGTCGGAAGATGAGCCTGGTCAAGGCGTCATCCGTTTACGAAACGGGGCCGATGTACTACGAAGATCAAGATTGGTTTCTCAATTGCGTGGTAGCCGCCGAGACCGAATTGAGGCCGCGAGCGCTACTCCAGGGGTTGCAGGCCATGGAGATGCAATTGGGAAGGAAGCGCACTGTGAGATATGGTCCACGGGTTATCGACCTAGATATTCTGTTCTATGGCAACGAGGTTGTGTCTGAACCTGGGCTTGAGATACCGCACCCCAAAATCGCGGAGAGGCCATTCGTGCTGGTGCCCTTGAACGAGATAAGACCAGACCTGGTCCATCCTGTTCTTGGGAGAAGGACGTCCGAACTGCTTGGCAATCTGAAGCTTGGTGGGGAGCAGGTTATCAAGAGACCGGGCCTGCTCGCTGGCCTCATCTCCTAG
- a CDS encoding helix-turn-helix transcriptional regulator: MLRLLSERPMHGFEMMEEIFQRTRGMWRPGPSAIYPTLTWLEEKGYIEQTRSEAKGEKAKRPFRITAKGKEALKDYDKFRGEWLEGVSQLREMWW; this comes from the coding sequence ATCCTCCGGCTGCTCTCCGAGAGGCCGATGCACGGCTTCGAGATGATGGAGGAGATTTTCCAGAGGACGAGGGGGATGTGGAGGCCGGGTCCCTCAGCGATATATCCGACGCTGACGTGGCTCGAGGAGAAGGGCTACATCGAACAGACGCGGAGCGAGGCGAAGGGGGAGAAGGCCAAGAGGCCGTTCAGGATCACGGCGAAGGGGAAGGAGGCGCTGAAGGACTACGACAAGTTCAGAGGCGAGTGGCTCGAGGGTGTCTCGCAGCTCAGGGAGATGTGGTGGTGA
- a CDS encoding NAD(P)/FAD-dependent oxidoreductase, producing the protein MSGNQILVLGGGVGGLVASNVLAERLGDRAKVTLVERKDKFQFPPSYPWLMLGMRKPEQVQKGLGTLRKKGIKVVNDEVSSIDVEKRVVGTKGGDLYYDHLVLALGAEYALSAIPGFREHARHIYDLESALRFKDAIERFQGGRVAIGISRTPFKCPAAPYEVALLLEDYFAKKGMREKVRFEFFTPEPMPVPAVGPEIGGKVLEFLRSKGIGYHPRMKAVEIRPGEVRFDGGDAIPFDLLFCVPPHVAPSVVVEAGLTDETGWVPVDPRTLETKHPGVFAVGDVASVPTPNGHVPFLPKAGVFAHGQAEVVASNLAREVSGRGKKKEWGGEGSCFLEAGKGQSAFVKGVFLGDGKPEMEFHMPGRVWHMQKVLFERYWMRHWF; encoded by the coding sequence ATGAGCGGGAACCAGATTCTAGTCCTCGGAGGCGGTGTCGGCGGGTTGGTCGCATCGAATGTGCTCGCGGAGAGGTTGGGAGACAGGGCGAAGGTGACGCTCGTGGAGAGGAAGGACAAGTTCCAGTTCCCTCCGTCGTACCCCTGGCTCATGCTTGGCATGAGAAAGCCTGAGCAGGTGCAGAAGGGGTTGGGCACCTTAAGGAAGAAGGGCATCAAAGTGGTCAACGACGAGGTCTCCTCCATCGACGTCGAGAAGAGAGTGGTGGGGACGAAGGGCGGCGACCTGTACTACGACCACCTCGTCCTGGCGCTCGGAGCAGAGTACGCCCTCAGCGCGATACCAGGGTTCAGGGAGCACGCCCGCCATATCTACGACCTCGAATCCGCTCTCCGGTTCAAGGACGCGATCGAGAGGTTCCAGGGAGGGAGGGTCGCGATTGGGATTTCGAGGACGCCCTTCAAGTGCCCGGCCGCCCCGTATGAAGTGGCTCTCCTGCTCGAGGACTACTTCGCAAAGAAGGGGATGAGGGAGAAGGTGAGGTTCGAGTTCTTCACGCCGGAGCCGATGCCCGTCCCCGCAGTGGGCCCGGAGATCGGGGGCAAGGTCCTCGAGTTTCTCAGATCGAAGGGAATAGGCTACCATCCGAGGATGAAGGCTGTGGAAATCAGGCCGGGAGAGGTGCGGTTCGACGGCGGAGACGCGATACCCTTTGACCTCCTCTTCTGCGTGCCGCCTCACGTAGCGCCAAGCGTGGTGGTGGAAGCGGGACTGACGGACGAGACCGGCTGGGTGCCCGTCGATCCGAGGACCCTCGAGACCAAGCATCCCGGCGTCTTCGCGGTGGGAGACGTCGCGTCGGTGCCGACTCCGAACGGCCATGTGCCTTTCCTGCCGAAGGCGGGCGTCTTCGCGCACGGCCAGGCCGAGGTCGTCGCGAGCAACCTGGCCAGGGAGGTCAGCGGGAGGGGAAAGAAGAAGGAGTGGGGCGGGGAAGGCTCGTGCTTCCTCGAAGCGGGAAAGGGGCAGAGCGCGTTCGTGAAGGGCGTCTTCCTGGGCGACGGCAAGCCGGAGATGGAGTTCCACATGCCAGGGAGGGTCTGGCACATGCAGAAGGTCCTCTTCGAGAGGTACTGGATGCGCCACTGGTTCTGA
- a CDS encoding thioredoxin family protein: MTAQVALVVAEWCPVCPSARELWRSLRKEADFHYDEVDIATPLGEKLVSEFNILSVPTTIIDGTVAFVGVPERDEAIRRVTKG, encoded by the coding sequence ATGACTGCCCAGGTGGCGCTCGTCGTGGCGGAGTGGTGCCCGGTCTGCCCGAGTGCGAGAGAGCTCTGGAGGAGCCTCAGGAAGGAGGCCGACTTCCATTACGACGAGGTCGACATAGCCACTCCCCTCGGGGAGAAGCTGGTTTCCGAATTCAACATACTGAGCGTACCCACCACGATAATCGATGGAACCGTCGCATTCGTAGGGGTGCCTGAGCGTGACGAAGCCATCAGGAGGGTGACGAAGGGTTGA
- a CDS encoding class I SAM-dependent methyltransferase — protein sequence MTSVTGKECCAADRRIPAFVTDNPVRRFLAPPTKLVSRFLSGGEVAVDLGCGPGFHTLEMARRVGPNGKVYAVDFDRGAIEKLSRKAKRLGCSNVEAHVSSAADVGFVLSSSVDFVLAGGLLCCMADHAGALGEIRRILKPGGSAYLSVTRTFVRRGRMGVDGEEWRRTLEGFRVVEKGSGLAGRWAVVALDGTAVEGGRAKR from the coding sequence ATGACTTCGGTGACAGGGAAGGAGTGCTGCGCTGCCGACAGGCGCATCCCCGCGTTCGTCACCGACAACCCCGTCCGACGTTTTCTCGCGCCCCCGACCAAGCTGGTTTCGAGGTTCCTCTCGGGAGGAGAGGTCGCCGTGGACCTGGGGTGCGGGCCTGGCTTCCACACCCTGGAGATGGCGAGGAGGGTCGGGCCGAACGGTAAGGTCTACGCCGTGGACTTCGACCGCGGAGCGATCGAGAAGCTCAGCCGGAAAGCGAAGAGGCTTGGCTGCTCCAACGTGGAGGCGCACGTCTCTTCGGCGGCAGATGTCGGGTTCGTACTGAGCTCCTCCGTCGACTTCGTCCTGGCCGGGGGCCTGCTCTGCTGCATGGCCGACCATGCGGGCGCCCTGGGTGAGATCAGGAGGATACTCAAGCCGGGCGGGTCGGCGTACCTGAGCGTCACCAGGACATTCGTCAGGAGGGGGAGGATGGGGGTGGACGGAGAGGAGTGGCGCAGGACACTTGAGGGGTTCAGGGTGGTGGAGAAGGGCAGCGGGCTGGCGGGCCGGTGGGCGGTGGTGGCTCTGGATGGCACGGCCGTCGAGGGAGGCCGAGCAAAGCGATGA
- a CDS encoding DUF5320 domain-containing protein, producing MQNMQRYGWGGQCGCSCSGPGYFRPTSRDEAVEELEDYKAGLESEITALEKRIQSLKEKKE from the coding sequence ATGCAAAACATGCAAAGATACGGATGGGGTGGCCAGTGCGGCTGCAGCTGCTCCGGGCCTGGTTATTTTAGGCCCACGAGCAGGGACGAAGCGGTGGAGGAGCTGGAGGACTACAAGGCGGGCCTGGAGTCTGAGATAACCGCCTTGGAGAAGAGGATCCAGTCACTCAAGGAAAAGAAGGAGTAG
- a CDS encoding type II toxin-antitoxin system RelE/ParE family toxin: MASKILYKASVRHDLKKIDKGNQERIFHQIRESLAGSPTGGEPLHGEFAGLFKLRVGDYRVIYALVGEDVLVLRIRHRSRAYG; this comes from the coding sequence TTGGCCAGTAAGATTCTGTACAAAGCATCAGTCCGCCATGATCTGAAGAAGATTGACAAAGGGAACCAGGAGAGGATCTTTCATCAGATTAGAGAATCTCTAGCAGGCAGTCCAACGGGTGGTGAGCCTCTGCACGGTGAGTTTGCGGGGCTCTTCAAGCTGAGAGTTGGAGATTATCGGGTCATCTACGCGTTGGTTGGGGAGGATGTGCTTGTACTGCGAATCAGACACCGGAGCAGGGCCTATGGTTGA
- a CDS encoding transcriptional regulator, with the protein MNCEECGMELTEENTYRRVMQGAEHYFCCSDCADSYQKGKGAN; encoded by the coding sequence TTGAACTGCGAAGAGTGTGGGATGGAGCTGACAGAAGAGAACACCTACAGGAGAGTGATGCAAGGAGCGGAGCACTACTTCTGCTGCTCCGACTGCGCTGACAGTTATCAGAAGGGCAAGGGAGCGAACTGA
- a CDS encoding DsrE family protein, with protein sequence MGIVISTNEPELAWNALRYGAKAIESGHSAKAFLLGRGVECEEIDDGKFDVRRMMNDFVEKGGVVLACGTCLKIRKKGGTELCPLSSMQDLVDLTADSDRILTFG encoded by the coding sequence ATAGGCATCGTGATATCGACGAACGAGCCTGAGCTCGCCTGGAACGCGCTCAGGTATGGGGCGAAGGCCATCGAGAGCGGGCACTCGGCGAAGGCATTCCTGCTCGGGAGGGGAGTCGAATGCGAGGAGATAGACGACGGCAAGTTCGACGTGAGGAGGATGATGAACGATTTCGTCGAGAAGGGAGGGGTCGTCCTCGCGTGCGGGACCTGCCTGAAGATAAGGAAGAAAGGAGGGACCGAGCTCTGCCCTCTCTCGAGCATGCAGGATCTGGTGGACCTCACGGCGGACTCGGACCGGATTCTCACGTTCGGATGA
- a CDS encoding dihydroneopterin aldolase — MVDRIFIDNLRLKCRVGTTDEERSALQEILANISLTVGLGRAGASDNLDDTIDYRDAAERISQFVAGREFKLLESLAEGIAALLLKDAGVEKVTVQVRKVKYSSEPSIGIEVERSR, encoded by the coding sequence GTGGTCGACAGAATTTTCATCGACAACCTGCGACTCAAGTGCAGGGTAGGCACCACAGACGAGGAAAGGAGCGCGTTGCAGGAAATTCTGGCAAACATCAGTCTGACCGTTGGGCTTGGGCGAGCAGGTGCAAGCGACAATCTAGACGACACAATAGATTACAGGGATGCGGCGGAGCGAATATCGCAGTTTGTGGCGGGCAGGGAATTTAAGCTCCTGGAGAGCCTCGCAGAAGGAATCGCTGCTCTTTTACTGAAAGACGCTGGTGTGGAGAAGGTGACCGTACAGGTGCGCAAGGTAAAGTACTCGAGCGAACCCTCAATTGGCATCGAGGTCGAGAGGAGCAGATAG
- a CDS encoding type II/IV secretion system ATPase subunit translates to MSGSKDPVRRALSGFSLHTLGDEQRWGNSVAIPGKEIERYEVGPASVVITNEGGIGRYTVVEPSLTERERERLSRLLDHLFMSISPEDATDPSKRLIPNMVEAARSLGFLDEVTRSLQKYEYYVKRELKGYGRLDVLMNDFNIEDIKCTGHGKPVVVLHKNHSELGWIRTNVVFPTEEDAEESTQKMLQRCGTMATNAMPIVDARTPTNDRVAMRWSTDVSMTGTAFTIRKFPAEPMPITALVRLNTVSPLMVAYLWLMLEARGFLMVVGPTSAGKTTFMNTLASLINPNSAVCTIEDNPEIRLSHEVWDQLTSRHSYTIGQTSLEITLQDLVKHSLRLTPDFVIVGEVRGEEVAALINSAASGHGALTSIHSDSVQNVMIRMSAPPMLVPAGNMMLIWAFAVMNRVRREHGRMARRVLSVTELDPKRGGFDLKEMFTYDMVDDTFSPSAPEELVRMKTERLQQVMRPFGWDERRLETELGERASYIESMVTDKRFSLTEVGEAVRKFYVKKYGLT, encoded by the coding sequence TTGTCAGGCAGCAAAGACCCCGTCCGCAGGGCGCTCTCCGGCTTCTCTCTGCACACCCTCGGCGACGAACAGAGATGGGGGAACTCGGTAGCCATCCCAGGAAAGGAGATCGAACGGTACGAGGTGGGCCCGGCGTCGGTGGTCATCACCAACGAGGGGGGCATCGGAAGATACACCGTCGTCGAGCCATCGCTCACGGAGCGCGAAAGGGAGAGGCTGAGCCGGCTCCTCGACCACCTCTTCATGAGCATCTCCCCGGAGGACGCCACCGACCCCTCGAAGAGGCTCATACCCAACATGGTGGAAGCCGCCAGGAGCCTGGGGTTCCTCGACGAGGTGACCCGCTCCCTCCAGAAGTACGAGTACTACGTGAAGAGGGAGCTGAAGGGGTACGGGAGGCTGGACGTCCTGATGAACGACTTCAACATCGAGGACATCAAGTGCACAGGCCACGGGAAGCCCGTCGTCGTCCTCCACAAGAACCACAGCGAGCTGGGGTGGATCAGGACCAACGTGGTCTTCCCCACCGAGGAGGACGCCGAGGAGTCCACCCAGAAGATGCTCCAGAGGTGCGGGACTATGGCGACCAACGCGATGCCCATCGTGGACGCCAGGACTCCAACCAATGACAGGGTCGCCATGAGGTGGTCCACCGACGTGTCTATGACCGGGACGGCCTTCACCATCAGGAAGTTCCCCGCCGAGCCGATGCCGATAACGGCGCTCGTCAGGCTGAACACCGTCTCCCCCCTCATGGTCGCCTACCTCTGGCTGATGCTCGAAGCCAGGGGGTTCCTAATGGTGGTGGGCCCGACGTCTGCCGGGAAGACGACCTTCATGAACACCCTGGCCTCCCTCATCAACCCGAACTCCGCTGTCTGCACCATCGAGGACAACCCGGAGATCAGGCTCTCCCACGAGGTCTGGGACCAGCTCACGTCGAGGCACAGCTACACCATCGGCCAGACAAGCCTGGAGATCACGCTGCAGGACCTCGTGAAGCACTCGCTGAGGCTGACCCCCGACTTCGTCATAGTGGGGGAGGTGAGGGGGGAGGAGGTCGCGGCCCTGATCAACTCCGCGGCGTCGGGGCACGGGGCGCTGACGTCCATCCACAGCGACAGCGTCCAGAACGTCATGATCAGGATGAGCGCACCCCCCATGCTCGTCCCCGCCGGGAACATGATGCTCATCTGGGCCTTCGCCGTGATGAACAGGGTGAGGAGGGAGCACGGGAGGATGGCGAGGAGGGTCCTCTCCGTCACGGAGCTGGACCCGAAGCGGGGCGGCTTCGACCTGAAGGAGATGTTCACCTACGACATGGTGGACGACACCTTCTCGCCGTCGGCTCCCGAAGAACTGGTCCGGATGAAGACCGAGAGGCTCCAGCAGGTGATGCGCCCCTTCGGCTGGGACGAGAGACGGCTAGAGACGGAGCTCGGTGAGAGGGCGAGCTACATCGAGTCGATGGTCACGGACAAGCGCTTCAGCCTGACGGAGGTGGGAGAAGCCGTCAGGAAGTTCTACGTGAAGAAGTATGGGCTCACGTAA